From the genome of Schaalia odontolytica:
ACGCGGGTCCTGGAGGAGGCCCCAGCGCGCCACGCCCACGCCGATCATGACGCAGGGAACCACCAGAGCCGTGAGGACAGTCATCGGCGTCGCGATGAGCCAGGAGGCAACAGACACCAGCGGATACCCCACGTCCAGCGATACAGGATCGTGGAACTCCAACATCATCGGTTCTCGGCCCATGAACGCCGCCATCGACCAGATTCCCAGCAGACTTAAGGAGCCAATGAGTGCGCCGACCAGCACACGCACCCATGCGCGCGTCATGACGATCACCTCAGCAAAAACCACCGCAACCAGGCCATACGCCCCGATGATGTCACCCGAGAAGAAGACAGCATGCACCAGGCCGAAGGCCAGCATCCACCAGCCGCGACGGCGAATCAGGCGCGAGGCCGTGCGGCGCGCATAACGCTCGACGTTCTCCTCGACAATCTGTCGTTGGACGGGATGCCAGCCGGCAACCTCCTCGGCAGTGAAGGTCTCCATGGCGGCCCGGCGCTCACGTTCCATCGTGCGCGAGGCCATGATCGCCATGCCGAAACCGAACAGGATCGAGAACAGCGGGTAGGCCCTGCGATCAACGAACAGGGTCCGCGCCAGGTACCACCACTGGTCGGCGCTGCCCATCGCCGCAAGCGCCGCATGCCCGGCGTGAGGCGCCTCCGGGAAGTACCTGAGCCAAAAGGGGACGTTTGCGAGCGCAATGAGCGCGAGCATGAAGCCGCGCGCGACGTCGGGGGCCGGGTATCGAAGCTGGCGTTCTCCCGTGAAAGACAGGGTGTCCATGGCGTCCTTCCTCGTGGTGGTGTTAGTGCGACAAAGGGGCGAGGCCGGAGAGTCTGTCCGGGCCTCGCCCCTGATCACGTCGCACGGGTCAGTACATCGCTGACATCATGGCCTGCTGCTGAAGCTCTTTGGTCTTACTGCCGGCTCGAACCACGAGGACGATACCGACGATCAGCAGGACGATGCCAGTGACGCCAACCACGGTGCTCCACAGGAACGCGCCGGTGGTCGAACCCACCATCTCCTCACCGCTCGCGGGAAGTCCCGTGATCCGTGCGGTGGACGGCAGGCCCTGGCACTGGATCCTGTAAGTACCCTGCGCCAGACCATCGAGGTAAAACACCTCCCCACTGCCCTGCAGCTGCTTCATCTCGAAGCTCTGGTTGCTTGCATTGATCAGCGCGCACGAGGACGCCTTATCGGGAGAGAGAGACACCGTGTAGCTACCGTTAGCGCCAACCTCGACGTTCCCACCGTTCGATACGACAGCGCCAGCGGCCATGTTTTCAGCTATGCCCGTAAGCCCCTGGAACATGAGGACGAAGAAAAGGATGGGGGCGGCGACAAAAGACGCGAGGACGCCCAGGACGATGAGAATGGTGCCGGGGGCCTTGCTGGGGCCCTTCACGATCGGCATCGGGGCCGGACCACCGTAGCCTCCACCCTGGAAGTTCTGAGGTCCTCCCTGCATCGGCATGCCCTGCATGGGCATACCCTGCATCGGAGCTCCCGCTCCGTTGTCACCGTACTGGGGCCAGGGTGTGCCCTGATTGCCCGGGACACCGTAGGTGGGATTCGACATGCGCGTGCCTTCCTAAAGGAAATTTTACTTAAGCATAACAATGCGGCACGCGGACTGAACAGTGCGCCGACGCGATTGGAACGCTCAGATAACCCTCGATCGTACGCTGTTTCCTGCCGTGGGGGAAAGCGTCAGAGGGAAGCGCAAAGGGGACGAGGCCCGGGATAGCTCCCCAGGCCTCGTCCCCTTTGTGGACCTTGAGTCAGCGCACGGCGCTCAGCATGGCTTCCTGCGTGATGCGGCGGCGCTTGCCGTTCACCTTCACCAGGAGAACGATACCGACGATCAGGACGATCAGACCGGTGACACCGACGACGGTTCCCCACACGAAGGGCATGGCGAAGACCTTTGCCACAACCTCAGGCGATGCGTTGAATGCGGTGATGTTCGCACCGCTGGCGATGCCGTCACACTGCAGCACGTACGAGCCCGCGGGCACGTGCTCCACCAGGTACACGTCCTCGCTGCCAGCGTAGGGTTCCAGCTCGTAGCTCTTGTCGTCTGCGCCGACCAGCGAGCAGGAGGGATCCTTGTGCGCGTCGCCGCGCACCATGAAGACGCCGTCCGCGGTCACGGTGACGACGCTGCCATTGGCGGTGGTGCCGCCCTTGACCGCATTACCCTCAGTACCGGCGATACCGGCGATCATCGTGGCAAAAAAGACGACCGGCGCGATGATAACCATGAGCACCACGCCGAGAACGAGCGTGGTAATAGCGCCGCCTCGACCGGGCAGCTTCGGCATGGCCACGGGCGCGGGAGCGCCGTAGCCCTGCGGGGCTGCGGCACCCGGGTAGGAGGTGCCGTTCGTGGGTACCGCGTTCTGCTGGTCCGCGGGACCGTAGGAGGGATTCGACATGTCTATGCCTTTCTGATGAGACATCTACTTGACTCGTGAGTAAGCCGCGCAGATTGACGAGAACGTGCCAACATAGCACACCGGCGACCGCTGCG
Proteins encoded in this window:
- a CDS encoding DUF418 domain-containing protein — its product is MDTLSFTGERQLRYPAPDVARGFMLALIALANVPFWLRYFPEAPHAGHAALAAMGSADQWWYLARTLFVDRRAYPLFSILFGFGMAIMASRTMERERRAAMETFTAEEVAGWHPVQRQIVEENVERYARRTASRLIRRRGWWMLAFGLVHAVFFSGDIIGAYGLVAVVFAEVIVMTRAWVRVLVGALIGSLSLLGIWSMAAFMGREPMMLEFHDPVSLDVGYPLVSVASWLIATPMTVLTALVVPCVMIGVGVARWGLLQDPRGRGALLSGIAACGLGIGALGGLPFALMQLDWAFAGSAAWSYPLFHASGVAGACGWLALLALVGGGPREKLGTACAFLSAIGRRSMTAYLSQTLLFILICGLSISFGVRSLGVAVSGLIALVVWALIGVGCAIAEALGSSRGPAEWALRWLVAKSAKKRPMPAFVPLPVVRSGASTGVAPASSFPVAPDPAPGVEPKGSAQGSTCEGE